In Onychostoma macrolepis isolate SWU-2019 chromosome 06, ASM1243209v1, whole genome shotgun sequence, one DNA window encodes the following:
- the LOC131542109 gene encoding uncharacterized protein LOC131542109: MDDLDHSVLIAEQDWDCFCTESEECSVQQAKLAALDESGFSDTDDDKTFVHVSSVPTQTSLDQLCEEDRIEGQKQHQIGECISEHTSENSEFTEYPSPNTEPQNTWSAEQMSDTGANEPGATYEDSNLTEELDLEKLRGNYENQENGENKSSQATNTPVSEMSIEEIKHEKSIYGIDCSTVAKKEKERWFVTVNDSPVRLRVKDPTSVQKKKRKKKPSKKFRQNTGVMEKCSSLNNNTEPDKETTERQTTQEKFEQENISFYSPNIQNVLHIQDIKCISLTESSEGEEEKTSCPISLKKESMTEMPEAKLERNPADSLNSLLTPKQMPQTIFKDLTGPLPQYCNHESAVCDKYDKSVVEINCECQHTTDHLSHFNNDTEVESPRYILGASKPNAPSDTKEEKTEQQEPLGQSYNREESQETQSSSNSAKTSGPTPPIFAISSFWDEMEKLTINDILQLRTANNRSLLTESIIPEESSPVVAVNAHLLDRGEVESKDDSLEDGLVDDTADSDYFTHLDDSKPDRSSCEFSTYSDFDEEFLQLLHASANPSPEPLEGKEQTQSFLESGTDSEETWQSESNGMVKLCPENDTSLYLYSEREAEMQDIFQIAKEDKNMNAFLLDHCSTRRSMPSPVLSISDILDNQCLQSFFEILRSDTEAEQNQTWIPDRSTSLCFSQNLSVAETYDDFFSDFEVGNFLFPSIQVLTKSEKTLVPIYSSSHSVVKDLEYPEVKEARPSDCEDECAPIPVMRHARPSETSNMCFITSTWRNLSLRRTKLLMGRPWCRMATSWGFPKTADTVYGYRTRITSSSIAQPKLPELFLENQALGQVTEHQIRVGAPVADADRDRFLFSLKQTDMCLVCIAFASWVLKSSNPQSTDMWKAALLANVSAISAIQYLRRYVKEG; the protein is encoded by the exons ATGGATGACTTAGACCACAGTGTGCTGATAGCAGAGCAGGACTGGGACTGTTTCTGTACAGAGAGTGAGGAATGTTCTGTTCAGCAGGCTAAGCTTGCAGCTTTAGATGAGTCTGGCTTCAGTGACACTGACGATGACAAAACCTTTGTCCACGTGTCATCTGTTCCCACCCAGACTAGCCTTGACCAACTCTGTGAAGAAGATAGAATAGAAGGACAAAAGCAGCATCAAATAGGAGAATGCATATCAGAACATACATCTGAGAATTCAGAATTTACTGAATATCCTAGTCCTAATACAGAGCCACAGAACACCTGGTCTGCTGAGCAGATGTCCGATACTGGAGCAAATGAACCGGGGGCTACATATGAAGACAGCAACCTGACTGAGGAGTTAGATTTAGAGAAATTAAGAGGAAATTATGAGAATCAGGAGAATGGTGAGAATAAATCAAGCCAAGCCACAAACACACCAGTCTCTGAAATGTCTATAGAAGAAATAAAGCATGAAAAGAGCATATATGGTATAGACTGTTCAACAGTGgccaaaaaagaaaaggaacgTTGGTTTGTGACTGTAAATGACAGCCCAGTCCGTCTGAGAGTAAAAGATCCCACctcagtccaaaaaaaaaaaagaaaaaaaaaaccttctaaAAAATTCAGACAGAATACCGGAGTGATGGAGAAGTGCTCTTCCTTAAATAACAATACAGAGCCAGATAAAGAAACTACTGAGAGACAAACAACGCAGGAGAAATTTGAACaagaaaatatttctttttactCACCCAATATTCAAAATGTGCTTCATATCCAAGATATTAAATGTATTTCGCTCACTGAATCATCTGAGGGTGAAGAGGAAAAAACAAGCTGTCCTATAAGTCTGAAAAAGGAAAGCATGACAGAAATGCCAGAAGCAAAATTAGAAAGAAATCCCGCCGACTCTCTAAATTCACTTTTAACCCCCAAACAGATGCCACAGACCATATTTAAAGATCTCACTGGCCCTTTGCCACAGTACTGCAATCATGAAAGCGCAGTGTGTGATAAATATGACAAATCCGTAGTAGAAATCAACTGTGAATGTCAACATACAACTGATCATTTAAGCCACTTTAATAATGACACAGAGGTGGAAAGTCCCAGATATATTCTGGGTGCCTCTAAACCCAATGCTCCTTCAGATACTAAAGAAGAAAAGACAGAACAGCAAGAGCCCTTGGGACAGTCTTATAATAGAGAAGAATCCCAAGAGACACAGTCCTCCAGTAACAGTGCCAAGACTTCAGGTCCAACTCCACCCATATTTGCCATTTCCTCCTTTTGGGATGAAATGGAAAAACTaacaataaatgatattttgcaACTTAGAACAGCCAATAACAGGTCTTTACTGACAGAAAGCATCATTCCAGAAGAAAGCAGCCCTGTGGTCGCCGTCAACGCTCATCTTCTAGATAGGGGTGAGGTGGAATCTAAAGATGATAGTTTAGAAGATGGTCTAGTAGATGACACAGCAGATTCAGACTATTTCACACATTTGGATGACTCCAAACCAGACCGATCGAGCTGTGAATTCTCAACTTACTCTGACTTCGATGAAGAGTTTCTACAGCTTCTTCATGCAAGTGCAAACCCTAGCCCTGAACCCCTTGAAGGCAAAGAGCAAACCCAAAGTTTTCTTGAGTCTGGCACGGATTCAGAAGAAACTTGGCAGAGTGAATCAAATGGGATGGTGAAGCTGTGTCCTGAGAATGATACCTCCCTATATTTGTATTCAGAAAGAGAAGCAGAGATGCAGGACATATTTCAAATAGCTAAAGAGGACAAGAACATGAATGCCTTTCTGCTGGACCATTGTAGCACAAGGAGATCAATGCCTTCACCAGTTTTATCGATTTCTGATATTCTAGACAATCAGTGTCTGCAGTCTTTCTTCGAAATCTTGAGAAGTGACACCGAAGCAGAGCAAAACCAGACTTGGATCCCAGATAGAAGCACTTCACTTTGTTTTTCACAGAACTTATCTGTGGCTGAGACTTATGATGACTTCTTCTCAGACTTTGAAGTTGGGAATTTTCTCTTTCCTTCAATTCAAGTTTTAACAAAGAGTGAGAAAACATTGGTTCCTATCTATTCTTCTTCTCATTCGGTGGTGAAAGACCTAGAATATCCAGAGGTAAAAGAGGCGAGACCGTCGGATTGTGAAGATGAGTGCGCCCCAATCCCAGTTATGAGGCATGCAAGGCCCTCTGAAACATCAAACATGTGCTTTATCACTAGTACCTGGAGAAACCTTTCTTTGAGACGCACCAAACTTTTAATGGGAAGGCCTTGGTGTAGGATGGCCACCTCTTGGGGTTTTCCCAAGACAGCTGACACAGTCTACGGTTATAGAACGAGAATTACAAGTTCTTCTATAGCTCAGCCAAAGCTTCCAGAGCTTTTTCTAGAGAACCAGGCCCTTGGACAAGTGACAGAACATCAGATACGTGTTGGGGCACCAGTCGCAGACGCAG ATAGAGATCGCTTCCTTTTTTCATTAAAGCAAACAGACATGTGCCTTGTTTGCATTGCTTTTGCATCTTGGGTACTAAAGTCAAGCAACCCACAATCTACAGACATGTGGAAAGCAG CTCTTCTGGCAAACGTGAGCGCGATATCTGCAATCCAGTACTTGCGGCGATACGTAAAAGAAGGATGA
- the LOC131542129 gene encoding RING finger protein 223: MEEPEVSTASRTNSIRHQHKTPGSGDDQDNAWDAGPECSICFCAYDNTFKTPKLLECTHTFCLECLSRFVTISPEQEGTQITCPLCRRPTSVPEHGPPDLATSQEVLGQLPSDQQQVEKVFLDGERLCYSNPMIPNRVCIDIGEHKPEQTPTTEERRQGCGYRLLRFLGFYGNWKRLVVFIIVLFVALFVILWPLQCFIISNSMSQCFGESSAMLNSPRPTVGT, from the coding sequence ATGGAGGAACCAGAAGTATCAACAGCATCACGTACCAATTCAATACGGCACCAACACAAGACACCGGGCTCCGGTGATGACCAGGACAATGCCTGGGATGCCGGTCCAGAGTGTTCAATCTGCTTTTGCGCATACGACAACACCTTCAAGACACCGAAGCTTCTCGAATGTACCCATACCTTCTGTCTGGAATGTCTGTCTCGCTTTGTGACTATTTCACCAGAGCAGGAGGGTACCCAGATCACCTGCCCTCTTTGTCGGCGGCCAACATCCGTGCCTGAGCACGGTCCTCCAGATCTGGCCACCAGCCAGGAAGTTTTGGGCCAACTTCCAAGCGACCAGCAACAAGTGGAGAAAGTTTTTCTAGATGGAGAGAGGCTGTGCTACTCAAACCCTATGATACCCAACCGCGTCTGCATTGACATCGGGGAGCATAAACCAGAGCAGACACCAACAACAGAGGAGAGAAGACAGGGTTGTGGATACAGACTGCTGCGATTCTTGGGTTTTTATGGGAACTGGAAGAGGCTTGTGGTCTTCATCATAGTGCTTTTTGTGGCCTTATTCGTTATACTGTGGCCCCTCCAGTGCTTTATCATCTCAAACTCCATGTCACAATGCTTCGGAGAATCATCAGCTATGCTCAATTCTCCCAGACCTACAGTCGGTACCTAA